CTGAGCCACTTGCCGTTTTTGGAAATGCGATGACATCGCGCAACGAACTTTGTCCAGTCATGACCATCAACAAGCGATCTAATCCAAAAGCAATACCACCATGGGGAGGTGTACCGTACTCAAACGCATCGAGCAAAAAGCCAAATTTTTCACGAGCAGATTCATCTGATAACCCAAGACTAGTAAACATGTGCTCTTGTAGTTCGCGCTGATAGATTCGCATGGAGCCCCCACCTATTTCAAATCCATTCAACACGACATCGTATGCTTGTGCACGCACAGCACCTGGATCACTTGCAAGAAGCTCAATATCCTCTACCATAGGCATCGTAAATGGATGATGGACAGCCACATACCGTTTGGCATCATCGTCATATTCTAATAGCGGAAACTCAGTCACCCATGCGAATGCAAACACTTTTTCATCAATTAAACCGATCATTTTACCAAGGTGCACACGCAAAGCTCCTAATGCATCCGCGACAACTTTTTTCTTGTCTGCCACAAAGAGAAGCAAATCACCCGCTTGTGCTTTGGTCGTCGTGCGAATCGCTTGCAGCTCTGATTCTGTAAAAAACTTAGTCAGTGGCGAGCGAATGCCCTCTTCCTCTACGATCATCCATGCAAGTCCCTTTGCCCGATACCGCGCGGCAAACTTAGTCAGGTCATCTAGTTCTTTGCGACTAAATGTTCCACATCCAGGAGCGAGTAACGCCTTCACTTGCCCACCTTTTTGTAAGACATCCTGAAACACCTTAAAACCACAATCGGCAAGAATACCCGACAAATCAAGTAACTCCATGCCAAAACGCAAATCTGGTTTGTCTGAACCATAACGTTCCATGGCCTCATGGTAAGTCAAGCGCAAAAATGGTCTTGGCACTGCAACATCTAAGACAGAAGAAAAAATCTCAACAATCATTTCCTCCATCATTTCTTGCAAATGCGCAGCGTCTAAAAATGAAGTTTCTATATCTAATTGCGTAAATTCCGGCTGTCGATCAGCCCGTAGATCTTCATCTCGAAAACAACGTACGATCTGAAAATACCGTTCAAAACCAGACACCATCAACAGTTGTTTAAAAAGTTGGGGAGATTGTGGGAGAGCATAGAATTCACCTGGATGCACACGCGATGGCACAAGATAATCTCGTGCACCTTCAGGAGTACTTTTTGTGAGCATTGGCGTCTCCACTTCTAGAAAATCATGGCGATCTAGGTAAGTCCGGATGACTTGATATACGCGATGCCTCATTTTAAACGTGTTTAACATAGGCGTTCGACGCAGATCCAAATAGCGATAGCGCAAACGAACAGCTTCATCTACATCGATATCTTCTTCGATTTGAAATGGAGGATTTTTAGCTGCATTTAAAATAGTTAGTTGCGTGACCTCAATCTCTATGTCACCCGTGGCAATCTTGGGATTGATCGACTCTGTATCTCGTATGACTACTTGTCCTTCGACTCGAATCACATATTCACTGCGCAAGCGATCAGCTAACTGCAATGCAGTTTGATCGATGTCAGAGCGAAAAACAAGTTGCACGATCCCACTTCGATCCCGTAGATCCACAAAAATAACGCCACCCAGATCGCGTCTGCGCGAAACCCAACCTGACAACACCACATTTGTCGCTGCATGTTCTTTGCGTAATTCATTACAAAACACTGTACGGAAATCCATAAGCTCCACCTTCCTATACTTACAGCACGTTAGATCTCACTCTGACCATTTGTTACTCGTTCTAAAAGATAGTTCACCACACGATGTTGCTCGACTAACACTTGCTCTCTCGTACTCAAATCACGCACAGACACACTTTGTGTAGACACCTCATCATCTCCTATGAGTACAACGTAGCGAGCACTGAGCCTATCAGCCAATTTGAGCTGGCCCTTCACTCCCCGCCCATAGTAATCAACATCCGCTGTTATATGGGCTTTACGCAACTCGTGGAGCACACGCACAGAAGCATTCATAGCTGAATCACCCATAGCCACGACGACAACATCCACCTGATCTTTTGCCTGTACAGTCTCTTGTCGTGCGGCGCGCGCAAGGAGCAGTCTTTCCACACCACCTGCAAATCCGATACCTGGCAATTCAGGACCGCCTAACTCGTGAATTAACCCATTATAGCGTCCACCTGCAAGAATCGTACTAATCGCACCTATACTTCCTTCTTTAAACTCAAACGCTGTTTGCGTGTAATAATCAAGCCCGCGCACCATGGTTTTGTCAATCTCATAAGTGATACCCATCTCATCAAGATATGTTTGTACAGTAGCAAACTGATGGGCACAATCGTCACACAAAGCATCCGTTATAGTAGGAGCACTCATCACAACGGGATGATCGTGATCAATCTTACAATCAAGAATCCGAAGTGGATTTTTTTCAAAACGAGATTGACAATCTTTACATAACTCATTTCGAATCGGCTGCAAATGTTCAATCAAATGTGCCTTATGACTTGCCCTACACACCGGACAGCCCACAGAGTTCAAATGCAATGTAAACGTATCAATTCCCAACTGGCGCAAGAAGTGATCCCCTAATCCGATCACTTCTGCATCCACTCGCGGGTCGCTCGAACCAATAACCTCTATACCATATTGGTGAAATTGCCGATATCTCCCAGCTTGTGGTTTTTCATAACGAAACATGGGCCCAAAATAATAAAATTTTTGTGTATTTGCTACCCCATATAATTTTTCTTCCACATAAGCGCGAACCACACCTGCTGTTCCCTCAGGACGAAGCGTCAATGAACGATCGCCACGATCCATAAACGTGTACATTTCTTTTTGCACGATATCAGTCGTATCGCCGACTCCGCGCAAAAACACTTCCGTATGTTCAAATATGGGCGTGCGAATTTCACGGTAATGATAGATGGCAAATAGTCGCCTTGCTTCATCTTCAATCGCGCGCCAATCCGCTACTTGATCAGGCAAAATATCTGCTGTGCCACGTGGTTTTGCATATTGAACCATCATGTAGTCCCCCCTTATGAACGCAAAAAAGCACCCTTCGTCCAAAGGGACGAACGATGCTATGACCGTCCGCGGTGCCACCCCTCTTCGAGTGCCTACACAACATCTTTCCATTATCGAAGGACATGTAGACAAATGCGCTTATGATTGGATAACGGGAACATCGGATCCCGGTCACTACTTTTCGTATAGGACATCTCCAAGGTGTCTTTCCCTCAAGCACTGATAAAGCGACTTGCAGCCACGATCGCTTCTCTCTATATCAGTTACAAAAGGTACTCTCCTCATCATCGACTCAGATTAAATTGTCTACTTATTGTACCAAACGTCAACTCAAATGTCCAAATGATTGTATCGCTGATAAGACTCGATGTAACGCCCGTTCCTTTTTCTCGAGCATCTGTTCCATATGTGCAATGTAGGCACTCGGTTCACTCGCATTTTGCTGTTGTGTAATCGTACCGTCTGGCATCACCCACTTACTTGAGGCGCCGCCCCCTATACCTATAATGGTTTGCATCTCTTCAATCGTAATCATGTTGTAAATACCCTCTTTACCAGGCAATGAATATCCTACATTTTCGAGATTAGCCAAAATATCTTTTTGCCGATATAAATAATAAGGTACATAGTTAGCTACTTTCATTTGTCGTGCAACATGATCCATCATATCGTACACTTCTGAATCTTTGGCAACGGCATATGCATCTCTATGATCCGTAACTTCGGATGCTCGTTTAAACGATAGCGTATGCACTGTTATTGCATCTGGCTCTAATTGGAGCGTGCGTTCTAATGAATACTGTACATCACTCAAACTCTCGCCAGGCAATCCTAAGATAAGATCCATGTTGATATTTTGAAAAGAGGCCTCGCGAAAAAGGTGAAACCGCTTATCCACAATATCCGGTGAATGTCCTCGTCCAATTAATTTTAAAGTTTGTGCACGAAATGTCTGAGGATTGACACTCACCCGATCAACGCCATATGTTTTTAGTACATCGACGCGATCTTTTGTAATCGTATCGGCACGCCCGGCCTCCACGCAAAATTCACGCCAAGCCTTATGTCCTGGAATTTCTGTGACTACGCTCTCCAATAATTCACTGAGTTCCTTAGCTTTTAGACTAGTGGGCGTTCCGCCCCCGATATACACAGTAGTCACAGGAACTTTGTACTCCCGCAACAACCTTCCAACCATCTCAATTTCTCGCATCATCGCATCGAGAAATCCCTCTGCATAGCGCGCCTTGTCTACCATTGAGTAAGCAGGGAACGTACAATACGCACAATGTGTGGGACAAAATGGAATGCCAATATAGATACTCACTTCGCGCTGTTTGAGCGAATACAAATCAGGTACGACCATGAGTTCCCGCTTTGCAATATCAGTCAGCAACTGTGATCGTACTGCATCTATGCGATAGTTAGATTGTAATTGATGAACCACTTCACTCCATGTGGGTGCTTGTGGCTTATGCAACAAGAGATCGTGCACCAGTTTTCCTGGACGCACCCCAGTTAATATTCCCCACGGCTGAGATGTGCCAGTAAACGCTGCAAGTGCCTCATGTAGTGCATACACCATCGCCCTTTTGGTAGCACGCCTGATCTGTACATCAGTGGCATGTTCTGGCAATATTAATAGGCGACTCTTACACTGATACAGTGGACGCGATCGATCCACTCCCTTTACTGCTGCAAGAGTTTCAACGCTAACGATTGCGTATATTGTATCTGGACTACTTTTTATATTCACATGCACCATGACATCCTGATCTGCTGTTTTTTCTATCGCACTACTCTCGAGCACTTTCACTTGCATGTGTGGATAAAAAAGCGAGAGCATACGGATCACTTCTTGTTCATAAGCTTGCTCTTTGAAGCGCACATAAATGACGCCTTGTAAAGAAGCAGAGTTTGACTCTTCTTGCTTAGCTACTTCTATCATTGTTGCTCCTATCTGCCATGTTCACTCGGCTATTGCATTCATTGCATTGCGAATTCCTTGTACAAGCTCTTCATAATCCCATTCAAATAATGTTCGAACGTCAAGAATTACTTCATCTTTTGCTATTCTCGCGATAATTGGTGGCGACTGCTCACGTAACGCCTTCAATAGTCGTGATGACGTGCTGGAGATCGGAAAAAGTGCTAGTGCAAATGTAGGGATGTCTTCCATAGGCAATGCACCACCACCTACTTTTGATGTGGTTTCAAGTACGCGACAACGCGCATGCCCACCTACACAAAGAGTCACTTCCCGAGCTAGCTGTTCTGCAATCATGCGCAACTCTTCACTATTGGTTGTTAGCATGCGAAGCGTAGGAATGTTTTTCCATGCTTTTTCTTCATCAAGGTAGAGTCGTAGCGTTGCTTCAAGGGCCGCTAGCGTCAACTTATCTACTCGCAGTGCACGCAATAATTGATTGTTCCTTATCCGATCAATCCACTCTCGTTTACCACAAATCACTCCGACTTGCGTAGCGCCAAGCAGTTTGTCGCCAGAAAATGTGACAATATCCACTCCGGCTAAGATGCTAGCTCGCACACTCGGTTCGTCGCCAATTCCCTGCGAGCGCAAATCCAGTAAACTACCACTTCCTAAATCTTCAATAATAGGCACCCCAGCTGTATGTGCAAGTGCCACAAGCGCAGATAGTGGCGGCTGATAGCTGAATCCTACGATGCGAAAATTAGATGTATGCACACGCATGACGAGGTCAACTCCATCGGCAAGCGCTCGTTCATAATCATATTCATGCGTTTTATTTGTCGTTCCCACTTCTACAAGCGTTGCTCCACTCGCCCGCATGACTTCTGAAATGCGAAAAGATCCACCAATCTCTACTAACTCCCCACGGGAGACGGCCACTCGTTTATCCTTTGCCATTTCATTAAGTACAAGCCATACTGCAGCAGCGTTGTTATTGACTACAAGAGCAGCTTCTGCACCCGTCAATTCACACAATAATGGTTCAACGTGATCGTAGCGATGGCCCCGTTCCCCCGTTGTGAGATCTAATTCTACATTACTGTATCCTTTGGCGACATCCATAATAGCCACTAACGCCTCTGGCGCAAGAGGTGCACGTCCTAAATTGGTGTGTAACACCGTACCTGTGGCGTTAATCACCCTTTGGAGATGCATCTGTGCGCGCTG
The genomic region above belongs to Sulfoacidibacillus ferrooxidans and contains:
- the aspS gene encoding aspartate--tRNA ligase, yielding MDFRTVFCNELRKEHAATNVVLSGWVSRRRDLGGVIFVDLRDRSGIVQLVFRSDIDQTALQLADRLRSEYVIRVEGQVVIRDTESINPKIATGDIEIEVTQLTILNAAKNPPFQIEEDIDVDEAVRLRYRYLDLRRTPMLNTFKMRHRVYQVIRTYLDRHDFLEVETPMLTKSTPEGARDYLVPSRVHPGEFYALPQSPQLFKQLLMVSGFERYFQIVRCFRDEDLRADRQPEFTQLDIETSFLDAAHLQEMMEEMIVEIFSSVLDVAVPRPFLRLTYHEAMERYGSDKPDLRFGMELLDLSGILADCGFKVFQDVLQKGGQVKALLAPGCGTFSRKELDDLTKFAARYRAKGLAWMIVEEEGIRSPLTKFFTESELQAIRTTTKAQAGDLLLFVADKKKVVADALGALRVHLGKMIGLIDEKVFAFAWVTEFPLLEYDDDAKRYVAVHHPFTMPMVEDIELLASDPGAVRAQAYDVVLNGFEIGGGSMRIYQRELQEHMFTSLGLSDESAREKFGFLLDAFEYGTPPHGGIAFGLDRLLMVMTGQSSLRDVIAFPKTASGSDLLTGAPSPVAQEQLDTLHLLTKDVEE
- the hisS gene encoding histidine--tRNA ligase, yielding MMVQYAKPRGTADILPDQVADWRAIEDEARRLFAIYHYREIRTPIFEHTEVFLRGVGDTTDIVQKEMYTFMDRGDRSLTLRPEGTAGVVRAYVEEKLYGVANTQKFYYFGPMFRYEKPQAGRYRQFHQYGIEVIGSSDPRVDAEVIGLGDHFLRQLGIDTFTLHLNSVGCPVCRASHKAHLIEHLQPIRNELCKDCQSRFEKNPLRILDCKIDHDHPVVMSAPTITDALCDDCAHQFATVQTYLDEMGITYEIDKTMVRGLDYYTQTAFEFKEGSIGAISTILAGGRYNGLIHELGGPELPGIGFAGGVERLLLARAARQETVQAKDQVDVVVVAMGDSAMNASVRVLHELRKAHITADVDYYGRGVKGQLKLADRLSARYVVLIGDDEVSTQSVSVRDLSTREQVLVEQHRVVNYLLERVTNGQSEI
- the hemZ gene encoding coproporphyrinogen dehydrogenase HemZ: MIEVAKQEESNSASLQGVIYVRFKEQAYEQEVIRMLSLFYPHMQVKVLESSAIEKTADQDVMVHVNIKSSPDTIYAIVSVETLAAVKGVDRSRPLYQCKSRLLILPEHATDVQIRRATKRAMVYALHEALAAFTGTSQPWGILTGVRPGKLVHDLLLHKPQAPTWSEVVHQLQSNYRIDAVRSQLLTDIAKRELMVVPDLYSLKQREVSIYIGIPFCPTHCAYCTFPAYSMVDKARYAEGFLDAMMREIEMVGRLLREYKVPVTTVYIGGGTPTSLKAKELSELLESVVTEIPGHKAWREFCVEAGRADTITKDRVDVLKTYGVDRVSVNPQTFRAQTLKLIGRGHSPDIVDKRFHLFREASFQNINMDLILGLPGESLSDVQYSLERTLQLEPDAITVHTLSFKRASEVTDHRDAYAVAKDSEVYDMMDHVARQMKVANYVPYYLYRQKDILANLENVGYSLPGKEGIYNMITIEEMQTIIGIGGGASSKWVMPDGTITQQQNASEPSAYIAHMEQMLEKKERALHRVLSAIQSFGHLS
- the selA gene encoding L-seryl-tRNA(Sec) selenium transferase, whose amino-acid sequence is MDIERYRELPAVHRLLAHPEVEQWLEDEARSNVLLALQVAIDTARRLVAEDAPDVDLSVEGILSFAHQWLEQRAQMHLQRVINATGTVLHTNLGRAPLAPEALVAIMDVAKGYSNVELDLTTGERGHRYDHVEPLLCELTGAEAALVVNNNAAAVWLVLNEMAKDKRVAVSRGELVEIGGSFRISEVMRASGATLVEVGTTNKTHEYDYERALADGVDLVMRVHTSNFRIVGFSYQPPLSALVALAHTAGVPIIEDLGSGSLLDLRSQGIGDEPSVRASILAGVDIVTFSGDKLLGATQVGVICGKREWIDRIRNNQLLRALRVDKLTLAALEATLRLYLDEEKAWKNIPTLRMLTTNSEELRMIAEQLAREVTLCVGGHARCRVLETTSKVGGGALPMEDIPTFALALFPISSTSSRLLKALREQSPPIIARIAKDEVILDVRTLFEWDYEELVQGIRNAMNAIAE